The nucleotide sequence AAGAAAGCCGTAGCGGCGAAGAAGAAGTCCGCAAAGAAGGCGTCGAAGAAGGCCGCGAAGAAATCGGCGAAAAAGGCTGCGAAGAAGGGCGCAAAGAAATCGGCCAAGAAGGCCGCCAAGAAGTCAAAGGCCGCCGCGCCGAAGAAAGCTGCAAAGAAGAGCCCGACGAAGAAAAGGAAGGCGGCCAAGCCCGCCGCTCCCAAGGCGGAGCCCGCAATGACGACGCCGGAGCCGGAACCCGCGCCCGCACCGGCGCCGAGCTGGGCTACCCCGGAGCCGTCCGCACCCTCATGGGGGTCGGGCTCGTCCAACGGCGGCGACCACAGCTAGACGGTCGACTGCCAGGAATAAATTTAAAGGCCGCAGCGTCCACCGCTGCGGCCTTTTTCGCGAGCTCCGTCCCGGCGTCGTGAGCGCTGTCCCGAGGCGGCCGGAGCCGTGCTTTCACGGGGAAATTGATTCGCAAAAGGGCGTTCGCTGGTATGTCGCCCATGCCGCTTTTTCCGGGTCCCAATACGGACCGCCAGCGCGAAAACCCCTAAAATTGTTGTGAGAATGCAACACACGCTGAGAAGATTTATCGAAACAGCCAGAACGCCTAAAAAGGCGGCACATGCTTGCCTTTTTTGCTTCACGATCGTGGCGCCGCAGACCACTCTGCAACCGCGTTAAGACATTTGGCCGCAGTTGGTTATCGCTTGCCCTGGGGGGCCGCCGGAGCTGGACTGTCAAGAAGGGTGATGGGGATTGTCATGAAGAAACTGGCTTTGTTAGCAACGGCGCTGGCAATGGTATCGGGTTCGGCTCTCGCTGCAGATATGCGGGTAAAGGCCGTCAAGGCGCCGCCGCCGCCGGCATTCGATCCCTGGGATATCGCCTTCGGCGCGGGTATCACCAACGATTACATCTTCCGCGGCATCACCCAGTCCAACCACAAGCCGTCGGTCAACGCCTATTTCGAGCCGCGCTACAACGTCACCAAGGACTTCCAGCTCTATGTCGGCCTCGGCGCGGCCAGCATCTCGTTCCCGAACCGCGCTGCGGCTGAAGTCGACGCCTACGGTGGCGCCCGCCTGACGGTCGGCCAGTTTGCCTTCGACGTCGGCGCCTGGGGCTATCTGTATCCGGGCGGCACCTGCCAATATGGCGCAGCCAACGCATTTAATGGTGGGACCACTGATGCCGCCGGCGTTCCGCTTAGCGCCGAATGTCTGCAGAACGCGCTAGTAAACAGCAACGTTCTGAAAAAGGACGTCAGCTTCTTCGAGGTCTACGGCAAGGTGAACTACACCTTCAACGACAACTTCTCGCTGGGCGGCAACGTCTACTATACGCCGAGCTTCCTCAACAGCGGCGCCGAGGGCACCTACGCCTCGATCGTCGGCAAGGCGATCGCGCCGACCTCCTGGTTCGGCTCCAGCGGCATCGGCATGTACGTGTCGGGTGAGTTCGGCCGCCAGTGGCTGGGCACCTCGGACTCGTTCTACGGCACCGCGCTGTTCCCGAACGGCATCAACTACGCTGATTACAACACCTGGAACGTCGGCGTCGGCTTCACCTACAAGGTGTTCACGCTGGACTTCCGCTATTCCGACACCAACCTGTCGAAGGGTGATTGCAACGCCTTCACCAGCGACTTCTCGGCTCGCGGCAACATCAACGGCACCAACCTCGGCACCTTCGTGACCCCGATCAATCCGTCGGGCGTCGGTTCGAACTGGTGCGGCGCGGCCGGTATCGTCAAGCTGTCGGCTGACCTGACCGCGATGACCAACCTGAAGTAAGATCTTCCTGTCGAAGACGAGGGGGCGGCAGAGCGATCTGCCGCCCCCTTTTCTTTTGGGTGGCGCGGATGAAACGGGATTGGCGGCACAGGCTGCAGAAAGCGATCTCCCGCAACGATCACCGCAGCGTGGTGGCGGGCGCTGTCGCTGGCCTCGGCGGCGCGATCGCCATCGGCGCCATGGAATTCTTCTCGTCCGTCGCGCACTACCCGCTCGCGGTGATCCCGTTCGCCACCTCGATCGTGCTGGTGATCGGATCGCCGGACGTCGAGCCGGCCCAGCCGCGCGCTTTGATCGGCGGGCACGTGATATCGGCGCTGGTTGGCCTCGCCGTGCTGAAGCTGACCGGGCCGCAGGCCTGGGCCGCGGCCGCCGCCGTCGGCCTTTCCATTCTGGCGATGTACGTGACCGGGACCTTTCACCCGCCGGCCGGCATCAACCCGCTGCTGGTGGTCTCAGGCAATCTGCCCTGGACGTTCCTGCTCGCGCCGGTGCTGGCCGGCGCGATGCTTTTGACTGCGTTCTCCTACCTCTGGCACCGCGGGGTGCGCCGCCAGCCCTGGCCGCGGCGCTGGCTGTAGATCCGTCGCTTCAAGACGGCGCGGCGACTTTGGCCGCCTCGCGCAATGCGAACTTATCGCCATCCCGGGTCAGCACGATGTTGCTCTGGTGGAACGCCTCCAGCGTCGAGCGGTGACCGATTGAGACAATGGTTGTGGCAGGCAATTTCGCCTGCAGCAGGCGATACAGCGCAGCCTCGGAAGGTTCATCGAGCGAGGCGGTCGCCTCATCGAGGAACAAATATTGCGGCGTGTGCAGCAACGCGCGGGCGAGCCCGAGGCGTTGCTGCTCACCGAGCGAGAGCGTCCGGTTCCAGTGCGCTTCCTCGTCCAGCCGCGACGCCAGTTTCGGCAGGCCGACTGCGGCCACCGCATCCCTGACCTGGTCGGCCGTGAAGGCCTCTGGCTCTGCGGGATAGACGATCGCCGCGTGCAGCGAGTCGATCGGGAAATACGGACGCTGTGGCAGCATCATCAGCTTGGCTCTTGGGGGGACCGCGATCGAACCGGTCCCGAACGGCCAGATCCCGGCAATGGCGCGGAACAAGGTCGATTTGCCAGACCCCGACGGACCCGTGATCAGGGTGCGCTCGTTACCGCGAAGGCTGAAATTGTCGGCGGAAACCAGCGGCGTTCCGTTCGGCAAGTGCACCAGCAGTTGGCGCAGGTCGATCTTGTTGCTGCCAATCGAGGCGACGACGTCGATGGTGCCGGGGCGGGTCGTCAGCGCCGCGGCGCTGGCAATCGCCTTCTCGAAGCCGTCGAGCCGCGCGACTACGGCGCGCCATTCCGCCAGCGTGCGGTAGATCGAGATAAAAAATGACAGCGCCCTTCGTACGCTGTCGAACGCGGATGCGGTCTGCTGCAAGCCGCCGAGCTGGATCTTGTTTGCGAAATACGCCGGCGCCACCAGAACGTAGGGAAAAATAATCGCGGCTTGGGTGTAGCTTGTGGTGAACGCCGTCACCCTTTTGGTCCGGCCCATGATGCCGTACCAGTTTTCGACGACGCGGGCGAAACGCTGCGACAGTCGCTCGCGTTCGGCGCTCTCGCCGCTCAGCAGCGCTATCTGTTCCGAGTTCTCGCGCACGCGAACGAGGTTAAAACGAAAATCGGCCTCGCGGCGCTGCTGGTTAAAATCGAGGTGGACCAGCGGCGAGCCAATCCATTGCGTCAGCGCCGTTCCAAGGACGGCATAGATCAGCGCGCCCCATACGAGATAACCTGGGATATCGAATTCCTTGCCGAAAACGTGCAGCGGCGCTGCTGCGGAGAGGCCCCACAGGATGATCACGAACGACGCCAGGGTCACGATTGAGCTTAGCAGGCCGATACCGATGCTCAGCGTTTGCTCGACGAACATTTTGACGTCGTCGCTGAGGCGTTGGTCCGGGTTGTCCGCGGCATCGCCGCTTAGCTGCATGCGGTAGTGATTTGCGTCGTGCAGCCACTCGCCCAGATATTTGGTGGTCATCCAGCGCCGCCAGCGGATCTGCAACCACTGATTGAGATAAAGCTGGTAGACGGCAAGCCCGACCGCGCAGAACGCCAGAACTGCAAAGATGCCGATTTCCGTAACGAAACTATCCCAGTTCCTGTCTTGAAGCGCATTGAAGAAGCGATTCTGCCACTGGTTGATCAGAACGTCGATCGCGACCAGCGAAAGTTCGATCGCAATCACCGCCGCCAGCAGTCCGCGGCCGGCCCATTTGTCTTCGGAGCGGAAATAGGGGGCGGAAATGCGCCACACCGTGGCGAGCGTCGAGCGAATATTTTTCACAGATTACCGTCTCCGGAAGGTGGGCTCCAACAGCCTGAAAAGATGGAGGAATTAGGGTCTACTACCGAGCTCACGGAATTGCCTGCCTGCGGCAGCTTGTCGCAGCCATTGCCGAGAGCCTAGCATGGTCGGAACGGCGAGGGGCGGCGGCGATCGAACTTCGCGAGGTTGTGAGCGTTGGCGATGCCAAGGCGGCTCAACCCCGCTTTTCCACGGTTGTTCCCGCGAATCGCTCAACTCATGCCCGGCCATCCAGGCTGGCGGGCGCGCCAATAACACGCGCCAATAACAAATGTCGGGAGAACCGCAATGTGGGATCAAATCTACAATCCGCTCGGCAACGCTGCGCTGTCGACGATCGCCGCTGCCGTGCCTGTCGTCACGCTGCTGGTGCTGATCGCCAGCGGCAAGGTCAAGGCGCATCTCGCGGCCATCATTGCGCTGATCGCCGCCAACATCATCACCATCGGCATCTTCACCATGCCAGCCAACATGTCGATCCGTGCCTCGCTGCTCGGCGTCGTGATCGGCTTCTTTCCGATCGGCTGGATCGTGCTCAACGTCATCTTTCTCTATCGCATCACGGTCGAGACCGGCCGGTTCGAGCTGCTGCAGCGGGCGATCGGCGGCGTCACCACCGATCGCCGCCTTCAGCTTCTCCTGATCGCGTTCGCCTTCGGCGCGTTCTTCGAAGGCGCATCGGGCTTCGGCACGCCGGTGGCGATCACCGGCGCGGTCCTGATCGGGCTCGGCTTCTCGCCGTTGGCGGCCTCCGGCCTTTCGCTGATCGCCAACACCGCACCTGTCGCCTATGGCGCGCTCGGCACGCCAATCCAGGGGCTGGCGTCGGTGACCGGCCTCGACCCCTATGTCCTCGGCGCCATGGTCGGGCGGCAATTGCCGTTCTTCTCGCTGATCGTGCCGTTCTGGCTGATCTGGGCGTTTGCGGGTTTTCGCGGCATGACCGCGGTCTGGCCGGCTATCCTGGTGACAGGCGTATCCTTCGCGGTCCCGCAATTCGTGATCTCGAACTACATCAATCCGTGGATCGTCGATATCGGGGCGTCGCTGCTCTCGATGGGCTGCCTGATCCTGTTCCTCAAGGTTTGGCAGCCCCGCGAGCTCTGGACCTCTCCGGCGTTGCGGGGGCGGGATGAATCGGCCGCGACCGTGAAGCCCGCCGCGCCGCTGGATACGGCGAAGCTCAGCCAGGCGCAGCTCTGGAGTGCGCTGCTGCCGTGGGTCATCGTCTGCGTCGTGATGCTGATCTGGGGCAGTGGCGCGTTCAAGAACTGGGCGAATTCGATCTTCGTCTGGAAGTATCAGGTGCCCGAGCTGCACAACATGATCAACAAGATGCCGCCGGTGGCCGCGAAGCCGACGCCCGAGGCCGCGCTGTTCGACTTCACCTATCTGTCCTTCACCGGGACGGGCATGCTGATCGCCGCGCTTGTTTCCGGTTTCCTGATGGGCTTCTCGCCGCTGAAGATGATCGGCGAATATGGCCGCACCATCAGACTGTGTGCGATCTCGCTGATCACGATCTCGGCGATGCTTGCCATCGGCACGCTGACGCGGCTCTCCGGCGTCGACGCCACGCTCGGCCTCGCCTTTGCCGCGACCGGCGTGCTCTATCCCTTCTTCGGCACGCTGCTCGGCTGGCTCGGCGTGGCGTTGACGGGATCGGATACGGCTTCCAACGTGCTGTTCGGCAATCTGCAAAAGATCACCTCCGAACAACTCGGCCTGTCGCCGGTGCTGATGGCCGCCGCCAATTCGTCCGGTGGCGTGATGGGCAAGATGATCGATGCGCAATCGATCGTCGTCGCCTCGACCGCGACCAACTGGTACGGCCACGAAGGCTCGATCCTGCGTTACGTCTTCCTGCATTCGATCGTGCTGGCCTGTCTTGTCGGCGTGCTGGTAACGCTGCAGGCCTACGTCTATCCGTTCACGATGATGGTTTTGAAATAGGGTTAGCTATCGAGGTAATGACCAAAATCCCCGCGGCAGTGCGCGTGGATATCCCATCGGCTGGGCACTTATGAATCGGATCGGATCGGATAGGCACGTCGTCCGTTCGGCTTGCGGCTGACTTGGCCGAATTCACGATCACTCTGGAAGGCCGGCTTTTCGCAGACTGCCGGTGAAGGTGGCGAAGTCTTCATCCCGGCGGAATGCTGCCAGGTCTGTCAGGTTCGAAATGCGCAAACCGGGTTTGTGTTTCAGAGCCAGTTCCACGCCCTTCTGTGCAGGTTCAAGCCGTTCAGCAAGCGCATTGCTCGCCGCATATACGCATATTGGCAGCAGGAAAGCCGGATAGTCACGCATGGCCGATTCGGCGCACGACGACGCCATGTCGTAGTCACCCGACAGAAAATGAGCATACGCGGCGGCTCCATGCATGCCTGAGGGGTCGAGTGGATTTAGGCGCATGGCGTGCGCGGCATGTTCAAGCGCCAGGTCCGGCTCGCCTCTCCATACCCTCAGCCACGCACTAAGTGTCCAAGCAGTGGCATAGTTCGGATTAACTGCCAGTCCCCGATCCATGAAAGCCGCCGCTGCGTCGAATTCGTGCGCTA is from Bradyrhizobium sp. AZCC 2176 and encodes:
- a CDS encoding TorF family putative porin, whose product is MKKLALLATALAMVSGSALAADMRVKAVKAPPPPAFDPWDIAFGAGITNDYIFRGITQSNHKPSVNAYFEPRYNVTKDFQLYVGLGAASISFPNRAAAEVDAYGGARLTVGQFAFDVGAWGYLYPGGTCQYGAANAFNGGTTDAAGVPLSAECLQNALVNSNVLKKDVSFFEVYGKVNYTFNDNFSLGGNVYYTPSFLNSGAEGTYASIVGKAIAPTSWFGSSGIGMYVSGEFGRQWLGTSDSFYGTALFPNGINYADYNTWNVGVGFTYKVFTLDFRYSDTNLSKGDCNAFTSDFSARGNINGTNLGTFVTPINPSGVGSNWCGAAGIVKLSADLTAMTNLK
- a CDS encoding ABC transporter ATP-binding protein/permease, producing the protein MKNIRSTLATVWRISAPYFRSEDKWAGRGLLAAVIAIELSLVAIDVLINQWQNRFFNALQDRNWDSFVTEIGIFAVLAFCAVGLAVYQLYLNQWLQIRWRRWMTTKYLGEWLHDANHYRMQLSGDAADNPDQRLSDDVKMFVEQTLSIGIGLLSSIVTLASFVIILWGLSAAAPLHVFGKEFDIPGYLVWGALIYAVLGTALTQWIGSPLVHLDFNQQRREADFRFNLVRVRENSEQIALLSGESAERERLSQRFARVVENWYGIMGRTKRVTAFTTSYTQAAIIFPYVLVAPAYFANKIQLGGLQQTASAFDSVRRALSFFISIYRTLAEWRAVVARLDGFEKAIASAAALTTRPGTIDVVASIGSNKIDLRQLLVHLPNGTPLVSADNFSLRGNERTLITGPSGSGKSTLFRAIAGIWPFGTGSIAVPPRAKLMMLPQRPYFPIDSLHAAIVYPAEPEAFTADQVRDAVAAVGLPKLASRLDEEAHWNRTLSLGEQQRLGLARALLHTPQYLFLDEATASLDEPSEAALYRLLQAKLPATTIVSIGHRSTLEAFHQSNIVLTRDGDKFALREAAKVAAPS
- a CDS encoding HPP family protein, which codes for MKRDWRHRLQKAISRNDHRSVVAGAVAGLGGAIAIGAMEFFSSVAHYPLAVIPFATSIVLVIGSPDVEPAQPRALIGGHVISALVGLAVLKLTGPQAWAAAAAVGLSILAMYVTGTFHPPAGINPLLVVSGNLPWTFLLAPVLAGAMLLTAFSYLWHRGVRRQPWPRRWL
- a CDS encoding histone — its product is MAKAKKSKKGKKAKKAKKAVAAKKKSAKKASKKAAKKSAKKAAKKGAKKSAKKAAKKSKAAAPKKAAKKSPTKKRKAAKPAAPKAEPAMTTPEPEPAPAPAPSWATPEPSAPSWGSGSSNGGDHS
- a CDS encoding L-lactate permease is translated as MWDQIYNPLGNAALSTIAAAVPVVTLLVLIASGKVKAHLAAIIALIAANIITIGIFTMPANMSIRASLLGVVIGFFPIGWIVLNVIFLYRITVETGRFELLQRAIGGVTTDRRLQLLLIAFAFGAFFEGASGFGTPVAITGAVLIGLGFSPLAASGLSLIANTAPVAYGALGTPIQGLASVTGLDPYVLGAMVGRQLPFFSLIVPFWLIWAFAGFRGMTAVWPAILVTGVSFAVPQFVISNYINPWIVDIGASLLSMGCLILFLKVWQPRELWTSPALRGRDESAATVKPAAPLDTAKLSQAQLWSALLPWVIVCVVMLIWGSGAFKNWANSIFVWKYQVPELHNMINKMPPVAAKPTPEAALFDFTYLSFTGTGMLIAALVSGFLMGFSPLKMIGEYGRTIRLCAISLITISAMLAIGTLTRLSGVDATLGLAFAATGVLYPFFGTLLGWLGVALTGSDTASNVLFGNLQKITSEQLGLSPVLMAAANSSGGVMGKMIDAQSIVVASTATNWYGHEGSILRYVFLHSIVLACLVGVLVTLQAYVYPFTMMVLK